The Aggregatilinea lenta genome includes a region encoding these proteins:
- a CDS encoding polysaccharide biosynthesis tyrosine autokinase, whose protein sequence is MTSVEWHVLAVDDDRALRDEIEEWLTGNDIRVTTAPDGAAALKLLNDGLDPDVILSDIKMPKKDGFEFFDAVRTNESWNWIRFIFLVEKDDQAFLKHADDMGIDSYLLKPFDKKQLLHTVLDGVKHPKAERISARAGQVSEKVETGEDGKLTQIPAQTSGARRLTRYDEAPATVASEIVGYAHVLGRYKWVILITLAVAVGVSLLITSQMTPIYSSTATVRVVSSPAGVEQDIWSVSTMATRLINTYSAIVTSGPVLDELADQLNVDTAPDISVEIVPDSELLRITASGPDPELVAAAANHLGDILQERSLELYSGDSSISAREILSDQVSQAEADYNDAVAAYEVGISDELSEEHLAILERQMILREDQYNSLLQRYEDIRIDEQLRANAISVIEPGYVSDTPDSPNQILNLVLGLAGGLAAGLLLAFIMDNFDSTLRSSSEVEVLSGLPVLTKLPSSEGRWPRQRNLPPLQANTYSIAADAYRQLGVRVRIQSVLSERGSILVTSSEKGSGKTTVVANLGVSLARAGYSTIIVDGDFRSAGVHSIFNQSNKIGLSEVLQGSQPLEAALQNTSFKNLRILTAGNSAMDLSDVATPERISSVIADLLKNCEYVIVDSPSVLAVADTAVLAALADAVIVVASQRHTTREALRLALQYLDDIQTNIIGVVVNRVPMSLLGKYYARERREAITENSRAVSKLSS, encoded by the coding sequence ATGACTTCCGTTGAGTGGCACGTTCTGGCGGTGGACGACGACCGCGCACTGCGGGACGAAATCGAAGAGTGGTTGACGGGCAACGACATTCGGGTGACAACGGCTCCCGATGGCGCCGCTGCCCTGAAGCTGTTGAACGATGGCCTGGACCCGGATGTGATCCTGTCGGACATCAAGATGCCCAAGAAGGATGGCTTCGAGTTCTTCGACGCCGTCCGAACCAACGAATCATGGAACTGGATCCGGTTCATCTTTCTCGTGGAGAAAGACGATCAGGCCTTCCTCAAACACGCAGATGATATGGGAATCGATAGCTACTTGCTGAAACCATTCGATAAAAAACAACTCCTGCACACCGTATTGGATGGCGTAAAACATCCGAAGGCGGAACGTATATCCGCACGTGCGGGACAGGTAAGTGAGAAGGTAGAAACGGGAGAAGATGGAAAGTTGACTCAAATTCCGGCACAGACATCGGGAGCGCGCAGACTCACCCGGTATGACGAGGCCCCTGCCACCGTCGCATCCGAGATAGTCGGCTATGCGCACGTGCTTGGGCGCTACAAGTGGGTGATCCTCATCACACTTGCAGTGGCAGTCGGTGTTTCTCTGCTGATCACGAGCCAGATGACACCCATCTATTCCTCAACAGCCACCGTCCGCGTTGTCTCCTCCCCGGCGGGTGTTGAGCAGGACATCTGGTCGGTCAGCACGATGGCGACGCGCCTGATCAACACCTACTCAGCGATTGTCACCAGCGGGCCGGTGCTCGATGAGCTAGCGGACCAGCTAAACGTGGACACCGCGCCCGATATCAGTGTGGAGATCGTGCCCGACAGCGAACTGCTGCGCATCACTGCCTCCGGTCCCGATCCAGAATTGGTGGCGGCGGCGGCGAATCACCTGGGCGACATCCTCCAGGAACGCAGCCTGGAACTGTATTCCGGCGATTCGTCGATCTCTGCCCGCGAAATTCTGTCCGATCAGGTTTCACAGGCCGAGGCCGACTATAACGACGCCGTCGCCGCCTATGAAGTGGGGATCTCAGACGAGCTGTCAGAGGAACATTTGGCGATCCTTGAACGGCAAATGATCCTGCGTGAAGACCAGTACAACAGCCTGCTGCAGAGATACGAAGACATCCGCATCGACGAGCAGCTGCGCGCCAACGCGATTTCTGTGATCGAGCCGGGCTATGTCTCTGATACACCAGACAGTCCCAACCAGATTTTGAATCTGGTGTTAGGCCTGGCGGGTGGTCTGGCGGCGGGGTTGCTGCTGGCTTTCATCATGGACAACTTCGACAGCACGCTGCGCAGCAGCAGCGAAGTCGAAGTGCTCAGCGGCCTGCCCGTGCTGACCAAGCTGCCCAGTTCCGAAGGACGCTGGCCACGGCAGCGTAACCTGCCGCCGCTGCAAGCCAACACCTACTCCATCGCGGCGGATGCCTACCGCCAGCTCGGCGTGCGCGTGCGCATTCAGAGCGTGCTGTCCGAGCGCGGCAGCATTTTGGTCACCAGCTCGGAAAAGGGCAGCGGCAAGACGACCGTCGTCGCCAACCTGGGCGTGTCACTGGCGCGTGCCGGTTACTCCACCATCATCGTGGACGGTGACTTCCGCAGCGCGGGCGTACACTCGATCTTCAACCAGTCCAACAAGATCGGCCTGTCCGAAGTGCTTCAGGGCAGCCAGCCGCTTGAGGCCGCGCTGCAGAACACCAGCTTCAAGAATCTGCGCATCCTGACCGCCGGAAACTCGGCGATGGATCTGTCGGACGTCGCCACGCCGGAGCGTATCTCCAGCGTGATAGCCGACCTGTTGAAGAACTGCGAATACGTGATTGTGGACTCGCCGTCCGTGCTGGCTGTGGCGGATACCGCCGTGCTGGCCGCACTGGCCGATGCCGTGATCGTGGTCGCGTCGCAGCGCCACACCACGCGCGAAGCGCTGCGCCTTGCGCTGCAGTACCTCGACGACATCCAGACCAACATCATTGGCGTGGTGGTGAACCGCGTTCCCATGTCGCTGCTGGGCAAATATTACGCTCGCGAGCGCCGGGAAGCCATCACCGAAAACTCGCGCGCCGTGAGCAAGCTCTCTTCGTGA
- a CDS encoding tetratricopeptide repeat protein, with amino-acid sequence MASTILQRDTHIPHFSGVIQRPVLLERLQAVGDHKLTLVCAPPGYGKSTMVAQFAYQSSYSAAWQTLEERDRDVPNLYRQSLASLEPIAAGVQDLPADPVGYTPGELAGLIADYVRNNVVDDFVYVLDDIQYLAGAPGAEGWLRALVSLMPANCHLVLIGRILPDLPLTEMIARREVLALGQEQLKFTPTEIDSLAREVLGLSPSPAEVYDLASRLEGWPAGIFLALRPLPSDLEHAMLNGGEGPEGLFDALASLMLRAQPPALRDFLLASSTLERLTPDLCTAALGLRDSAHWLSEVQSRNLFISRVASGLVYHRLFRTLLQHQLKETNPTLYYELHARAARWFEDNNRIDEAFEHYLNAGLYKRAVTIAEQVSRSYFTQGKVETLLTWQNALAKTGVITPRLAYACALIHTDRYAYQTAEAELEQAEAGFEATDNETGMAEVRLQRAMINLQRGHYDLAIEQALPFRDAPRGPSNLRGRALRVIGFASVRLGRVEEAVDYLEEALPLFKSYADAYALTNLLQDLEMGYTRLGRSEEANACLQEVVALRRSLGSAGALALALNNLGYHYHQVGDYQQALVTFQEGLRIVAHVPDSRAESYLRWSLGDLQRDQGNFEDAIRLYNKSLELMGSSEPSLRASVLVSASNLQRWRGKYYEALLLADEAVALAETHNVALERALAQAAFWIARAQSGQVDSALHNLDMIVMDLKHQGIKIELVQVLGQAAHVALLVEKTSVAKDYLQMALETARDGGSVQPLVAETIHTPVLYQHVLRQPDHDVTLVRRINLLRDAQLKTQQDSTSVTPPVVRPDTYSLRVLTLGQEAVERDGRTISPSEWRAASAKELFFYLLFEGTKTREQISLIFWPDSPTKRVRSNFHTTLYRARQAVGENTLLFDNDRYFINPELDVWCDATEMEGLARQARLLSPHDARTEDLWRRAVTLYRGEFLTALDADWAYTRREAYHEIYLEALIGLGMCARARGDLREALATFKQALEVDPFREDIHRAIMMCYAESGEKNKIHVQFQELKTLLQEELAVEPTTETLRLVQSLLG; translated from the coding sequence ATGGCTTCGACAATTCTCCAACGCGATACACACATCCCTCACTTTTCAGGTGTTATTCAGCGGCCTGTTCTCCTTGAGCGCTTGCAGGCAGTAGGCGATCACAAGCTGACGTTGGTCTGCGCCCCGCCTGGGTATGGCAAATCGACGATGGTGGCGCAGTTTGCCTACCAATCCTCCTATTCCGCCGCATGGCAGACGCTCGAAGAGCGCGACCGAGACGTGCCGAATCTGTACCGGCAGAGCCTTGCCTCGCTGGAACCCATCGCCGCCGGTGTTCAGGATCTGCCCGCCGACCCGGTCGGTTATACGCCGGGCGAGCTGGCCGGGCTGATCGCGGATTACGTGCGCAACAACGTCGTCGACGATTTTGTGTACGTGCTCGACGACATTCAATACCTCGCGGGCGCGCCGGGCGCTGAGGGCTGGCTGCGCGCGCTGGTGTCGCTGATGCCCGCCAACTGCCATCTGGTGCTGATTGGCCGCATCCTGCCGGATCTGCCGCTGACCGAGATGATCGCCCGCCGCGAAGTGCTGGCGCTCGGCCAGGAACAGCTCAAGTTCACGCCGACCGAAATCGACAGCCTCGCGCGCGAAGTGCTGGGCCTGTCGCCGTCGCCCGCCGAGGTCTACGACCTCGCCTCACGGCTGGAAGGCTGGCCCGCCGGGATCTTCCTGGCGCTGCGCCCGCTGCCGTCTGACCTTGAGCACGCCATGCTCAACGGCGGCGAAGGGCCGGAGGGCCTGTTCGACGCGCTGGCGAGCCTCATGCTGCGCGCCCAGCCGCCCGCCCTGCGCGACTTTCTGCTGGCTTCTTCTACGCTGGAACGGCTGACACCGGATCTGTGTACGGCGGCGCTGGGCCTGCGCGACAGCGCGCACTGGCTCAGCGAGGTGCAGAGCCGCAACCTGTTCATTTCGCGGGTGGCGAGCGGTCTGGTCTACCACCGGCTGTTCCGCACGCTGCTGCAGCACCAGCTCAAAGAGACCAATCCGACGCTGTATTACGAGCTGCACGCCAGGGCGGCGCGGTGGTTCGAAGACAACAACCGTATCGACGAGGCGTTCGAACATTACCTGAATGCCGGGCTGTACAAGCGGGCCGTGACGATCGCGGAGCAGGTCAGCCGCTCGTACTTCACGCAGGGTAAGGTCGAGACGCTGCTGACGTGGCAAAACGCGCTGGCCAAAACCGGCGTGATCACGCCGCGTCTGGCATATGCGTGCGCGCTGATCCACACCGACCGCTACGCGTACCAGACCGCCGAGGCGGAGCTGGAACAGGCCGAGGCGGGCTTCGAGGCGACCGACAACGAGACGGGTATGGCCGAGGTCCGGCTTCAGCGCGCGATGATCAACCTGCAGCGCGGCCATTACGATCTGGCGATCGAGCAGGCGCTGCCCTTCCGGGATGCGCCGCGCGGTCCGTCGAACCTGCGCGGACGGGCGCTGCGCGTGATCGGCTTTGCCTCCGTGCGTCTTGGTCGCGTGGAAGAGGCGGTCGATTACCTCGAAGAGGCGCTGCCGCTGTTCAAGTCGTATGCCGACGCGTACGCGCTGACCAACCTGCTGCAAGACCTCGAAATGGGCTACACGCGCCTGGGCCGCAGTGAAGAGGCCAATGCCTGCCTGCAAGAGGTCGTCGCCTTGCGGCGCTCGCTGGGCAGCGCGGGGGCGCTGGCGCTGGCGCTGAACAACCTCGGCTACCACTATCATCAGGTGGGCGATTACCAGCAGGCGCTGGTGACGTTTCAGGAAGGGCTGCGTATCGTGGCCCACGTCCCGGACAGCCGCGCCGAAAGTTACCTGCGCTGGAGTCTGGGCGACCTTCAGCGCGACCAGGGGAATTTTGAGGACGCGATTCGCCTGTATAACAAGTCGCTAGAGCTGATGGGCAGCAGTGAGCCGTCCCTACGGGCCAGCGTTCTGGTCAGCGCGTCGAACTTGCAGCGCTGGCGCGGCAAGTATTATGAGGCGCTGCTGCTGGCCGACGAAGCGGTCGCCCTGGCCGAGACGCACAACGTGGCGCTGGAACGCGCGCTGGCGCAGGCCGCGTTCTGGATCGCGCGGGCGCAGTCCGGCCAGGTGGACAGCGCGCTGCACAATCTCGACATGATCGTGATGGACCTGAAGCATCAGGGCATCAAGATCGAGCTGGTCCAGGTGCTCGGCCAAGCCGCGCACGTGGCGCTGCTGGTTGAAAAGACCAGCGTGGCGAAGGATTATCTGCAGATGGCGCTGGAAACCGCGCGTGACGGCGGCAGCGTGCAGCCCCTAGTCGCCGAAACGATCCACACGCCGGTGCTGTACCAGCACGTTCTGCGCCAGCCCGACCACGACGTCACGCTGGTGCGGCGCATCAACCTTCTGCGCGATGCCCAGCTCAAGACGCAGCAGGATTCGACGTCCGTGACCCCGCCTGTCGTCCGGCCCGATACGTACAGCCTGCGCGTGCTCACGCTGGGGCAGGAGGCTGTCGAGCGCGACGGGCGGACCATTTCGCCATCCGAGTGGCGGGCAGCCAGCGCGAAGGAGCTGTTCTTTTACCTGCTGTTCGAGGGCACGAAAACCCGCGAGCAGATCAGCCTGATCTTCTGGCCGGACAGCCCGACCAAGCGCGTGCGCTCCAACTTCCACACCACGCTGTACCGCGCGCGGCAAGCCGTGGGCGAAAATACGCTGCTTTTCGACAACGACCGCTACTTCATCAACCCCGAACTCGACGTGTGGTGCGACGCGACCGAAATGGAAGGGCTTGCGCGACAGGCGCGCCTGCTCTCGCCGCACGACGCCCGCACCGAGGACCTGTGGCGGCGAGCCGTCACACTCTACCGGGGCGAATTCCTCACCGCGCTCGACGCGGACTGGGCCTACACCCGCCGCGAAGCCTATCACGAGATCTACCTGGAAGCGCTGATTGGCCTGGGGATGTGCGCACGAGCGCGCGGTGACCTGCGCGAAGCCCTGGCGACGTTTAAGCAGGCGCTTGAGGTCGATCCCTTCCGCGAAGACATCCACCGCGCCATCATGATGTGTTATGCCGAAAGTGGCGAAAAGAACAAGATCCACGTCCAATTCCAGGAGTTGAAGACTCTGCTCCAGGAGGAACTCGCCGTTGAACCAACGACGGAAACACTCCGGTTGGTGCAATCTCTGCTCGGCTAG
- a CDS encoding O-antigen ligase family protein: MRLPQSPSLTKPALLVPSLTDRQEAGPRLRQARELLIALATGGLVGLLAALGFGAIALALVGVVIFLWVGFRWPEVAILTVIGINSGLVDTEAIPWIPLGPITLHISDLLLIFLLALIFLRGMSQPGFRLYGSPLVLPLLLFMLALVISVGNAVLFQGVGANDALRLARFIAYWMVFFPVIELVRDEKTLRRLIKGLWILAAILFAGTLFPNVLDSIHVLPVRETGISEAATTTLQSENIRLYTYGERMFFVLIPTAAAVLAISKRRQFWIGLMLAALFLWLFRSFQRNYLLAILMSLGLLLLLIPPKGAARLSRRVAPMLLLLVAVVVISVMVQPGQIRTQVDAWNARLASMLGETGQVDPNLEYRFVENHYALQSIEAHPIFGIGVRNNYRPLMMYETQTTGLTWFMHNAYLWIWLMMGLVGLIPFLILCAIYVIRTFRHYRDIHDDELRAIYLGFGVAFVGTLVSNLVAPNFIQHWSLLIYPTMMGINEVIYRLSTGEQTS; this comes from the coding sequence ATGAGGCTTCCACAGTCCCCCTCGCTCACCAAACCAGCCCTGCTGGTTCCGTCGCTGACGGATCGGCAGGAAGCCGGTCCGCGCCTGCGTCAGGCCCGCGAGCTTTTGATCGCGCTGGCAACCGGCGGTCTCGTCGGCTTGCTGGCCGCACTGGGGTTCGGCGCCATCGCGCTGGCGCTGGTGGGGGTGGTTATCTTCCTGTGGGTAGGCTTCCGCTGGCCGGAAGTGGCGATCCTGACCGTCATCGGCATCAACAGCGGCCTCGTCGATACCGAGGCGATCCCGTGGATTCCATTAGGTCCAATCACGCTGCACATCTCTGACCTGCTGCTGATCTTCCTGCTGGCACTGATCTTTCTGCGCGGCATGTCGCAGCCGGGCTTCCGCCTGTACGGATCGCCGCTCGTCCTGCCGCTGCTGCTGTTCATGCTGGCGCTGGTGATTTCGGTGGGCAATGCGGTGTTGTTCCAGGGCGTGGGCGCCAACGACGCGCTGCGGCTGGCCCGCTTCATCGCTTACTGGATGGTGTTCTTCCCGGTGATCGAGCTGGTGCGCGACGAAAAGACGCTGCGCCGACTGATCAAAGGGCTGTGGATTCTGGCCGCGATCCTGTTCGCGGGCACGCTGTTCCCCAACGTGCTGGACTCGATTCACGTGCTGCCGGTGCGCGAGACGGGGATTTCCGAAGCGGCAACAACCACGCTCCAGAGCGAGAACATCCGCCTCTATACCTACGGCGAGCGTATGTTCTTCGTGCTCATTCCCACGGCGGCTGCCGTGCTGGCGATTAGCAAGCGCCGCCAGTTCTGGATCGGCCTGATGCTTGCGGCGCTGTTCCTGTGGCTGTTCCGCAGCTTCCAGCGCAACTACCTGCTGGCGATCCTGATGAGCCTGGGTCTGCTGCTCCTGCTGATCCCGCCCAAAGGTGCCGCGCGCCTCTCCCGTCGCGTGGCGCCCATGCTGCTACTGCTCGTTGCGGTGGTCGTCATCTCCGTGATGGTCCAGCCCGGCCAGATTCGCACGCAGGTGGACGCCTGGAACGCGCGCCTGGCGTCCATGCTCGGTGAGACGGGACAGGTGGATCCCAACCTGGAATACCGCTTCGTCGAAAATCACTACGCGCTTCAGTCAATCGAAGCGCACCCGATCTTCGGCATCGGAGTGCGCAACAACTATCGTCCGTTGATGATGTACGAAACCCAGACCACCGGGCTGACGTGGTTCATGCACAACGCCTATCTGTGGATCTGGCTGATGATGGGGTTGGTGGGGCTGATTCCATTCCTGATCTTGTGCGCGATCTACGTTATCCGCACGTTCCGGCACTACCGGGACATCCACGACGACGAGCTTAGAGCGATTTATCTGGGGTTTGGGGTGGCGTTCGTCGGAACCCTCGTCAGCAACCTTGTTGCGCCAAACTTCATCCAGCACTGGTCGCTCCTCATTTACCCAACTATGATGGGGATCAATGAGGTCATCTACCGCTTGTCAACCGGGGAACAAACTTCTTAA